The Methylobacterium sp. PvR107 genome contains a region encoding:
- the istA gene encoding IS21 family transposase, whose translation MKTPDDVSAMVRLKALGWGAKRIATELGCSKNTVKHWLRQGDWRPSKTPSRSKRLDGLTDWLAERFRQHAGNADVVRQDLANEKNIHVSLRTVERAVAPLRRDLVIAARASVRFETRPGEQMQIDFGERRIEIGGVPTRVSLFVATLGYSRRLHVRAFGHERQEDWFAGLESAFQAFGGVPREVLLDNARALVLHHDPVSREVILHPRLHAFSRHWGFRVRACAPYRARTKGKDERGVGYVKKNAVAGRRFASFAALEAHLDAWTRDVADRRAHGTTGEAPHARFARDEARALRPLAGVPPFSAARDLVRRVGADCAVSVDGNAYSVPWRLIGERVRVTVSGAVVRVHHGGREVAVHAALKGRHGRVVDDAHLAGLVGSRERPAHRLDPSSAMPPALLRPLAEYEAVAGGGF comes from the coding sequence ATGAAGACGCCGGACGACGTGTCGGCGATGGTGCGGCTGAAGGCGCTGGGCTGGGGCGCCAAGCGGATCGCGACCGAGCTCGGCTGTTCGAAGAATACGGTCAAGCACTGGCTCCGTCAGGGCGATTGGCGCCCCTCTAAAACGCCCTCACGGTCGAAGCGGCTCGACGGCTTGACGGACTGGTTGGCCGAACGGTTCCGGCAGCATGCGGGCAACGCCGACGTCGTGCGCCAGGACCTCGCCAACGAGAAGAACATCCACGTCAGCCTGCGCACCGTGGAACGGGCCGTGGCGCCGTTGCGGCGGGACTTGGTGATCGCCGCGCGGGCGAGCGTGCGGTTCGAGACGCGGCCAGGTGAGCAGATGCAGATCGACTTCGGCGAGCGGCGGATCGAGATCGGCGGCGTGCCGACCCGGGTTTCGCTGTTCGTGGCGACGCTCGGCTACTCGCGCCGCCTGCACGTGCGCGCCTTCGGCCACGAGCGGCAGGAGGACTGGTTCGCCGGATTGGAGAGCGCCTTCCAGGCGTTCGGCGGCGTGCCGCGCGAGGTGCTGCTCGACAATGCCCGCGCCCTGGTCCTGCACCATGACCCGGTCAGCCGCGAGGTCATCCTGCATCCGCGCTTGCACGCCTTCTCCCGGCATTGGGGCTTCCGGGTGCGAGCCTGCGCCCCGTACCGGGCGCGCACGAAGGGCAAGGACGAGCGCGGCGTTGGCTACGTCAAGAAGAACGCAGTGGCCGGTCGCCGCTTTGCGAGCTTTGCCGCCCTGGAGGCGCATCTCGACGCCTGGACACGGGACGTGGCCGACCGGCGCGCGCACGGCACGACCGGTGAGGCGCCGCACGCGCGGTTCGCCCGGGACGAGGCCCGGGCGCTGCGGCCGCTGGCGGGCGTGCCGCCATTCTCCGCCGCGCGCGACCTCGTGCGCCGGGTCGGGGCAGACTGCGCGGTCAGCGTCGACGGCAACGCTTACTCGGTGCCTTGGCGGCTGATCGGCGAGCGGGTTCGCGTCACCGTGAGCGGAGCGGTGGTGCGCGTCCACCACGGCGGACGGGAGGTCGCCGTGCACGCCGCGTTGAAGGGACGCCACGGCCGTGTCGTCGACGATGCCCATCTGGCCGGGCTTGTCGGCAGCCGAGAGCGACCGGCTCACCGGCTCGACCCGTCTTCTGCCATGCCACCGGCGCTGTTGCGGCCGCTCGCCGAGTACGAGGCAGTCGCCGGGGGAGGCTTCTGA
- the istB gene encoding IS21-like element helper ATPase IstB, with the protein MGEDHLTILLDRLKLTAMRDQLDSLIDEAGRGELTIREALTLFCEREIARRDQRRIDMAFGLARFPFVRDLTGFDFGAQPSLDKAQIRELATGRFIANGEAVLLLGPPGVGKTHLAVAIGRAAIVAGYGVLFTPATTLVAQLAKAHAEGRLEERLTHYAKPKLLIIDELGYLPFEPDAAHLFFQLVSRRYERGAMLVTSNRAVGEWGSVFGDAVVATAILDRLLHHSHVVTIRGDSYRLREKRRSGLLQKAAAVPQPTPV; encoded by the coding sequence ATGGGCGAAGATCACCTCACCATACTGCTCGATCGCCTGAAGCTGACGGCTATGCGCGATCAGCTCGATAGCTTGATCGACGAGGCCGGCCGGGGCGAGCTGACGATCCGCGAGGCGCTGACCCTGTTCTGCGAGCGCGAGATTGCTCGGCGTGACCAGCGCCGCATTGACATGGCCTTCGGTCTGGCTCGCTTCCCCTTCGTGCGGGATCTGACCGGCTTCGACTTCGGCGCCCAGCCCTCGCTGGACAAGGCACAGATCCGTGAACTCGCCACCGGCCGCTTCATCGCCAATGGCGAGGCGGTGCTGCTCCTCGGCCCACCGGGTGTGGGCAAGACGCACTTAGCGGTGGCGATCGGGCGCGCGGCGATCGTGGCCGGCTATGGCGTGCTGTTCACCCCGGCCACGACGCTCGTGGCGCAGTTGGCCAAGGCGCATGCTGAAGGCCGGTTGGAGGAGCGACTGACGCACTACGCCAAGCCGAAGCTGCTGATTATCGACGAGCTCGGCTATCTGCCGTTCGAGCCGGATGCCGCGCATCTGTTCTTCCAGCTCGTCAGCCGCCGCTACGAGCGGGGCGCGATGCTGGTGACCTCGAACCGGGCGGTGGGCGAGTGGGGTAGCGTGTTCGGCGACGCGGTGGTGGCTACCGCGATCCTCGATCGGCTGCTGCACCACAGCCACGTCGTCACCATCCGCGGCGACAGCTACCGGCTTCGTGAGAAGCGTCGCAGCGGCCTTCTGCAAAAGGCGGCTGCGGTCCCCCAACCCACACCCGTCTAG